The following are from one region of the Eubacterium sp. MSJ-33 genome:
- a CDS encoding ABC transporter ATP-binding protein, whose product MKAKKQSALSRLMKIAGTHKYFFYASCVLAAISAWVALIPFYDVWRIIKEVLEVRPDYSKATHITSYGWQAVGFALFAMVLYIGALMCSHKAAFRVQTNMRTAMMNHIMKLPLGYVEAEGTGKIRKIVMDSSAATEIFLAHNLPDKVVSRATPIGLLVLMASFDWRLGLISLIPAVFAFLIMGTMMMGPKMAEDMKQYQNSLETMSSEAVEYVRGVPVLKTFGQTIFSFKRFKAAIDEYEKWTIDYTKSMMIPMIGFTVFCNGIFAALIVAAYTLGGNAVTDKFVLNLIFYILVTSVLTTTLMKVAYAGESQMLVEDALNRMDEVLNAKELPEAANKQTPKDASIALKDVTFAYDAAKANAIDGITLSVKAGSHIAFVGPSGGGKTTLASLIARFWDVKSGSIEIGGVDVKNIDSKELMNQVSYVFQDSKLLKTSILENVRMGRPDATDAEVMDALEKAQCSDIIEKLPEGVNTVIGSKGTYVSGGEMQRLSIARAFLKNAPILILDEATAFADPDNERQVQRAFENLSKDKTVIMIAHRLSTVTNADQIYVLKDGKIAESGTHDALVAKNGIYTHMWNEYNKAVNWQVGKEGASA is encoded by the coding sequence ATGAAGGCAAAAAAGCAAAGTGCATTGTCAAGACTTATGAAAATTGCCGGAACGCATAAGTATTTTTTTTATGCATCCTGCGTCTTGGCAGCAATCAGTGCCTGGGTTGCGCTGATTCCGTTTTATGATGTGTGGCGCATCATAAAGGAGGTCTTAGAAGTAAGACCAGATTATTCCAAAGCAACGCACATCACATCCTATGGATGGCAGGCGGTCGGATTCGCCCTGTTTGCAATGGTGCTTTATATCGGAGCTTTGATGTGCTCCCATAAGGCAGCATTCCGCGTGCAGACAAATATGCGTACCGCGATGATGAATCACATCATGAAGCTTCCGCTTGGTTACGTGGAGGCAGAAGGAACCGGAAAGATCCGGAAGATCGTTATGGATTCCTCCGCGGCGACAGAGATATTTCTGGCGCACAACCTGCCGGATAAGGTCGTATCAAGAGCAACGCCGATCGGTCTGCTCGTACTGATGGCAAGCTTTGACTGGCGCCTTGGTCTGATCAGCCTGATTCCTGCTGTATTCGCATTTCTTATCATGGGTACGATGATGATGGGACCGAAGATGGCGGAGGATATGAAGCAGTATCAGAACTCGTTAGAGACGATGTCCTCCGAGGCGGTGGAGTATGTGCGAGGCGTTCCTGTTTTAAAGACATTTGGCCAGACGATATTCTCATTCAAGCGGTTTAAGGCAGCTATCGATGAATATGAGAAATGGACGATTGACTATACGAAATCCATGATGATTCCGATGATCGGATTTACAGTATTTTGTAATGGTATTTTCGCTGCGTTGATCGTAGCCGCGTATACATTAGGAGGAAATGCAGTTACAGACAAATTCGTATTGAACCTGATCTTCTACATATTGGTGACTTCGGTACTTACTACGACGCTGATGAAGGTTGCGTATGCAGGCGAATCACAGATGCTTGTCGAGGATGCATTGAACCGGATGGACGAGGTATTAAATGCCAAGGAACTCCCGGAGGCAGCAAATAAGCAGACACCGAAGGATGCGTCAATCGCGTTGAAGGATGTGACATTTGCTTACGATGCGGCGAAGGCAAATGCCATCGACGGCATCACGCTTTCTGTTAAGGCGGGTTCCCACATTGCATTTGTTGGTCCTTCCGGTGGTGGTAAGACGACACTGGCATCGCTTATTGCAAGATTCTGGGATGTCAAGAGTGGAAGCATCGAGATCGGCGGTGTGGATGTGAAGAACATTGACAGTAAGGAATTGATGAACCAGGTGTCGTATGTATTCCAGGATAGTAAGCTGCTGAAGACCTCGATTCTGGAAAATGTCCGTATGGGAAGACCGGATGCAACGGACGCCGAGGTAATGGACGCGTTGGAGAAGGCACAGTGCAGCGATATCATCGAGAAGCTTCCGGAGGGTGTAAACACGGTGATTGGTTCAAAGGGAACATACGTATCCGGTGGTGAGATGCAGCGTCTGTCGATCGCGCGTGCATTTCTTAAGAATGCACCGATCCTAATCTTAGATGAGGCGACCGCATTTGCAGATCCGGACAATGAGAGACAGGTACAGCGTGCATTTGAGAATCTGTCCAAGGATAAGACGGTGATTATGATTGCACATCGTCTGTCAACTGTAACGAATGCAGACCAGATCTATGTATTGAAGGACGGAAAGATTGCAGAGTCCGGTACACATGATGCGCTGGTGGCAAAGAATGGTATCTATACGCACATGTGGAATGAATATAATAAGGCTGTGAACTGGCAGGTAGGAAAGGAAGGTGCATCCGCATGA
- a CDS encoding energy-coupling factor transporter transmembrane component T family protein produces MIRDITIGQYYPSDSPVHHLDPRVKLFATLLYIIGLFLSKSLIVFAVAGVVVIMCIVISKVPFRYMIKGLKPVWILLVFICIVNVFFGKGEVLYFQWKFIHIYREGIMQAVVRVVRLMELILGSSLMTYTTTPTELTDGLEKAFHPLTKIHVPVHEIALMMSITLRFIPILIEELDRIMKAQTARGVDFEAGNVFQKLKRTGRILMPLFASAVGRAGDLALAMEARCYQAGRPRTKMHPLRYARADGVVYALAIVYLAGMIVLKVMVG; encoded by the coding sequence ATGATTCGAGACATTACAATTGGACAATATTATCCTTCGGATTCCCCGGTTCATCATCTGGACCCACGCGTGAAGCTATTCGCGACGCTGCTCTATATCATTGGGCTGTTTCTTAGCAAAAGCCTGATCGTATTTGCGGTGGCAGGCGTAGTAGTGATTATGTGTATCGTGATATCTAAGGTGCCGTTTCGGTATATGATCAAGGGGCTAAAGCCGGTGTGGATATTACTGGTATTTATCTGTATTGTAAATGTGTTCTTCGGAAAAGGAGAAGTGCTGTATTTTCAGTGGAAGTTTATTCACATCTACCGGGAAGGAATCATGCAGGCGGTTGTCCGTGTCGTGCGGTTAATGGAGCTGATTTTGGGTTCGTCGCTTATGACATACACAACAACTCCAACCGAGCTGACGGACGGCTTGGAGAAAGCATTTCATCCGCTTACGAAGATTCATGTGCCAGTGCATGAGATTGCGCTCATGATGTCGATTACGCTTCGCTTCATTCCGATTCTGATCGAAGAGTTAGACCGGATCATGAAGGCACAGACGGCACGAGGCGTGGATTTCGAGGCAGGAAATGTATTCCAGAAGTTGAAACGTACCGGACGGATTCTGATGCCGCTTTTTGCGTCCGCAGTTGGACGGGCAGGTGATTTGGCACTCGCGATGGAAGCACGCTGTTATCAGGCAGGCAGGCCGAGAACGAAGATGCACCCACTTCGATATGCACGTGCGGATGGCGTTGTGTATGCGCTGGCAATCGTGTATCTGGCGGGGATGATCGTGTTGAAAGTGATGGTAGGATAA
- a CDS encoding glycoside hydrolase family 32 protein produces MQNTLQKANEYVQMHRVKTDELPAFHVAPVCGWMNDPNGFSMYQGKVHLFYQHHPYSTEWGPMHWGHCVSEDFIKWDCLPDALAPEDVFDHAGCFSGTGMESDAGHVLYYTGVTEKEIDGKKFSYQDQCVAIGDGKNYTKLRSNPVVTGAMLPEGFSKADFRDPKVWKEGDIYYMIAGNRTEQNVPQIVLFSSENGLDWKYESVFASNADAQLGIMWECPDFFHMDGQDVLVFSPTDMCASGEFHNGHNTVYVLGKFDKENGCFCFDGASAHTLDDGLDYYAAQTMETPDGRRILIGWMQSWHSNIRPDAMGWAGMMTIPRELEITDGRLVQRPVREIETYRQKPVCYENKEVNGSCELPGVSGRMLDMTVEVTGGDYRAFTIAFAKNEEHYTSLEYRREKQTLEIDRTYSGMTRDTIASRKIKLKTPKERLKLRFIMDKYSAEIFVNDGEQVISTTFYTPLTADEIRFESDGVAVINVQKYDVVVE; encoded by the coding sequence ATGCAGAATACTTTACAAAAGGCAAATGAATATGTACAGATGCACAGAGTCAAAACAGATGAACTTCCGGCATTTCATGTAGCGCCGGTCTGTGGTTGGATGAATGATCCGAATGGATTTTCCATGTATCAGGGAAAGGTGCATTTATTCTATCAGCATCATCCTTACAGTACAGAGTGGGGACCGATGCACTGGGGTCATTGTGTGAGTGAAGATTTTATAAAGTGGGATTGCCTGCCGGATGCACTGGCACCGGAGGATGTGTTTGACCATGCCGGATGTTTTTCCGGAACCGGGATGGAGTCAGACGCGGGGCATGTGCTTTATTATACAGGAGTAACGGAAAAAGAAATTGACGGCAAGAAGTTTTCTTATCAGGATCAATGCGTTGCAATCGGCGATGGAAAAAACTATACAAAGCTAAGATCCAATCCGGTCGTAACCGGAGCGATGCTTCCGGAAGGCTTCAGTAAAGCGGATTTTCGAGATCCGAAAGTCTGGAAAGAGGGCGACATCTATTACATGATCGCAGGCAATCGGACAGAACAGAATGTGCCGCAGATCGTACTCTTTTCTTCTGAAAATGGATTGGATTGGAAATACGAATCCGTGTTTGCAAGCAATGCAGATGCACAGCTTGGAATTATGTGGGAATGTCCGGATTTCTTTCATATGGATGGACAGGATGTGCTGGTATTTTCGCCGACGGATATGTGCGCGTCCGGCGAGTTTCATAACGGTCATAATACCGTGTATGTGCTTGGTAAATTTGATAAAGAAAATGGCTGTTTTTGTTTTGACGGGGCAAGTGCACATACGCTGGATGATGGGCTTGATTATTATGCGGCGCAGACGATGGAGACGCCGGATGGAAGACGGATTTTGATTGGCTGGATGCAGTCATGGCATTCCAACATCCGGCCAGACGCTATGGGATGGGCAGGCATGATGACAATCCCACGCGAATTAGAAATCACAGACGGACGGCTTGTACAAAGACCGGTAAGGGAGATAGAAACGTACCGTCAAAAGCCGGTTTGTTATGAGAACAAAGAAGTGAATGGAAGTTGCGAATTACCAGGGGTTTCCGGACGTATGCTGGATATGACGGTAGAGGTTACAGGCGGAGATTATCGCGCATTTACGATTGCATTTGCAAAAAATGAAGAGCATTATACAAGTCTGGAATATCGCAGGGAAAAGCAGACACTGGAGATTGACCGGACATATTCCGGGATGACACGGGATACGATTGCAAGCCGGAAGATCAAACTGAAAACGCCGAAGGAACGCCTGAAACTGCGGTTTATCATGGACAAATATTCGGCAGAAATCTTTGTGAATGATGGAGAACAGGTAATCAGTACAACATTTTATACCCCGCTCACAGCAGACGAAATCCGTTTTGAAAGTGATGGCGTGGCGGTTATAAATGTTCAGAAATATGATGTGGTTGTGGAATAA
- a CDS encoding energy-coupling factor transporter ATPase, giving the protein MIRAEQVRFQYKKRDVDGNVIAMEEILKGVDLTIKKGEFIALLGRNGSGKTTFSKQLNAILRPSEGTVTVDEMGTKDADKLYEIRQRVGMVFQNPDNQMVAANVEEEVAFGPENLGMESETIVARVKQALEQVRMWKRRKTAPNHLSGGQKQRIAIAGILAMHPDYIVLDEPTAMLDPKGRKEVMEALQQLNQEQKMTVILITHDMEEAALASRVVLLADGQVRFDGTPEEFFGRDTLLVEMGMEAPLSYRVRKIVECKECENTEKKTGHLTDVPKDQALLSLQHVSYIYSPGTAYEKVALDDVSLSLGKGEIVGLAGHTGSGKSTMIQLLNGLLKPTRGTVTFEGKDIHAKGYSGSYLRSRVGMVFQYPEYQMICDTVWEDVAFGPKRQGLSEAECQTRIQEALAFVGLPEKYYEANPLQLSGGQKRRVAIAGVLAMQPEYIILDEPAAGLDAEGKREIFDRIRRMSREQGIGVLLISHSMEDLAEYTDRIIVLDDGKKILDGSPVQVFAEREMLETCGLDVPEAVKFANRLRAEGYAIPQTVIREEELLETLRACVGDSMQESMEKKSLDRADMQEVSEERNSDMQRGDTL; this is encoded by the coding sequence GTGATACGGGCAGAACAGGTAAGATTTCAATATAAAAAGCGCGATGTAGATGGAAACGTAATTGCGATGGAGGAAATCTTAAAGGGAGTAGATCTTACAATTAAAAAGGGTGAGTTCATCGCGTTGCTAGGCAGAAATGGTTCCGGCAAGACGACCTTCTCGAAGCAGTTAAATGCAATCTTACGCCCATCGGAAGGCACGGTGACGGTAGATGAGATGGGAACCAAGGATGCGGATAAGCTGTACGAGATCCGTCAGCGCGTCGGCATGGTGTTCCAGAATCCGGACAATCAGATGGTGGCGGCAAATGTGGAAGAAGAGGTTGCATTCGGCCCGGAGAATCTGGGTATGGAGTCAGAGACCATCGTGGCACGTGTGAAGCAGGCACTCGAACAGGTGCGGATGTGGAAGCGGAGAAAGACGGCACCAAATCATCTGTCGGGTGGACAGAAACAGCGGATTGCGATTGCAGGAATCCTTGCGATGCATCCGGATTATATCGTCTTAGACGAGCCGACTGCGATGCTTGATCCGAAAGGGCGGAAAGAAGTGATGGAAGCGTTACAGCAGTTGAATCAGGAACAGAAAATGACTGTGATTCTGATTACGCATGATATGGAAGAGGCGGCACTTGCGAGCCGGGTGGTCCTGCTTGCGGACGGACAGGTGCGATTTGATGGAACACCAGAGGAATTCTTCGGAAGGGATACGCTGCTTGTAGAGATGGGCATGGAAGCACCGCTTTCTTATCGGGTGCGAAAAATAGTAGAGTGTAAGGAATGTGAAAACACAGAAAAAAAGACAGGTCATCTGACGGATGTACCAAAAGACCAAGCTCTCCTCTCCCTGCAACATGTAAGCTATATTTACAGTCCGGGAACCGCGTACGAGAAGGTTGCTTTAGACGATGTGAGTCTGTCGCTTGGCAAAGGGGAGATTGTTGGGCTTGCCGGACATACCGGTTCCGGTAAATCCACCATGATCCAGCTTTTAAATGGACTTTTGAAACCGACCAGAGGAACGGTTACATTTGAGGGAAAGGATATTCATGCAAAGGGATATTCTGGAAGTTATCTGAGAAGCCGGGTTGGCATGGTATTCCAATATCCGGAGTATCAGATGATCTGCGATACGGTGTGGGAGGATGTCGCGTTCGGACCGAAGCGGCAGGGGCTATCCGAGGCGGAATGTCAGACACGCATACAGGAAGCTCTTGCATTTGTAGGTTTGCCGGAGAAGTATTATGAGGCGAATCCGTTGCAGCTATCAGGTGGACAGAAGCGGCGTGTGGCGATTGCAGGTGTGCTTGCGATGCAGCCGGAATATATCATATTGGACGAGCCGGCAGCAGGACTGGACGCAGAAGGAAAACGGGAAATATTCGACCGGATCCGGCGGATGAGCCGGGAACAGGGAATCGGCGTTCTGCTTATCTCACATAGTATGGAGGATCTGGCGGAATATACAGACCGGATCATCGTGCTTGATGACGGAAAGAAGATACTTGACGGAAGCCCGGTACAGGTATTTGCCGAGAGGGAAATGCTGGAAACCTGCGGGCTGGATGTGCCGGAAGCAGTGAAGTTTGCCAATCGACTGCGTGCGGAGGGGTATGCGATACCACAGACTGTGATACGGGAAGAGGAATTGCTGGAAACCCTGCGTGCTTGTGTGGGTGACAGTATGCAGGAATCAATGGAAAAGAAGTCACTGGACAGGGCGGATATGCAGGAAGTATCGGAAGAAAGAAATTCTGACATGCAACGAGGAGATACGCTATGA
- a CDS encoding McrB family protein, with protein MRDIATKKEFNVWEKDVQIAYIKEMLGRENIYKNEKKGEHGILFWGKVHSFLFKDKLGKTGETYTALRVEPYNLWQKNVLSNPLLRYMRGISIINDSEILLEDSKIYIFEIILEEVEPWSKRWPIACRYYDDVRIIDTWKDKCKTLRTDCRKLEKMYDRCNDKVKKKKEELRIMEKEYERKPKELEKEYGVKQKELEKEYERKQKELQKEYEKKQKELEKECEKNKKTVEKEYDKWKKNFDKKYKAPIQELCAVAEKYGLPMEDIIKRTEQNEIAEAVPVMDAVSLTDYVWSYLWEKKNLWYDRSVITRFLDSLHTEQLTILWGEPGSGKTSLPQAVAEAIGAECRPVAVQPSWSDNHDLLGYYNALEDRYISTPFLESLVEANQHSDKLYLVILDEMNLAHVEYYFSEVLSAMTRDDRTLTLYGQTQNVNLMRLLELDKQGITEENCKEAKDICMKQLYPGKFRIPDNVRFIGTINMDETTKNLSPKVVDRSYPIRVGVLQSQEKEKLQAIVDDLPAYERCIISADSFLPKEMDSLNGEMTEKFEKKMEEIQRNADLFRKISGVSNRFYHYINQILLWNQDVDADWLIYDKILSEVRIDESNLEEAEQVAEALKQNDYPFTQKKLNEMIADVNGEQAIGESYYWR; from the coding sequence ATGAGGGATATTGCTACAAAAAAGGAATTTAATGTCTGGGAAAAGGATGTGCAGATTGCGTATATCAAGGAGATGCTTGGGCGGGAGAATATCTACAAGAATGAAAAGAAAGGAGAACATGGTATTCTTTTTTGGGGTAAGGTACACAGTTTTTTATTTAAAGATAAGTTAGGGAAGACAGGGGAGACATATACAGCATTGAGAGTTGAGCCGTATAATTTGTGGCAGAAAAACGTTCTCTCAAATCCTCTATTGCGATATATGCGTGGAATCTCGATTATCAATGATTCAGAGATTCTATTGGAAGACTCTAAGATTTATATATTTGAAATTATATTGGAAGAGGTTGAGCCATGGTCGAAAAGGTGGCCGATTGCTTGCAGGTATTATGATGATGTACGGATTATAGATACATGGAAAGACAAGTGTAAGACACTGCGGACTGATTGCCGAAAACTAGAAAAAATGTATGATAGATGTAATGACAAAGTAAAGAAAAAAAAGGAAGAGCTTAGGATTATGGAGAAGGAATACGAGAGAAAACCAAAGGAATTGGAGAAAGAATACGGTGTAAAGCAAAAGGAGCTGGAGAAAGAATACGAGAGGAAACAAAAAGAATTACAGAAAGAATACGAGAAGAAGCAAAAAGAATTAGAAAAAGAATGCGAGAAGAATAAAAAGACGGTTGAGAAAGAATACGATAAATGGAAAAAGAACTTTGATAAGAAATATAAGGCACCAATACAGGAATTATGTGCGGTGGCAGAAAAATATGGTCTGCCAATGGAGGATATCATTAAGAGAACAGAACAAAATGAAATAGCGGAAGCGGTTCCTGTGATGGACGCAGTTTCACTTACAGATTATGTCTGGAGCTATTTATGGGAGAAGAAAAACTTATGGTATGACCGCTCCGTAATAACGCGGTTTCTTGATAGCCTGCATACGGAACAGCTTACAATCTTGTGGGGAGAACCCGGCTCCGGAAAGACATCACTTCCACAGGCGGTTGCGGAGGCAATCGGAGCGGAATGCAGACCGGTTGCGGTTCAACCTAGCTGGTCGGATAACCATGATCTGTTAGGATATTATAATGCACTTGAGGATCGGTATATTTCGACACCATTTCTGGAAAGTCTGGTTGAGGCAAATCAGCATTCGGACAAGTTGTACCTTGTTATCTTAGATGAGATGAATCTTGCGCATGTGGAATATTATTTCTCAGAGGTGCTGAGTGCGATGACGCGGGATGACCGGACATTGACGCTGTATGGACAGACGCAGAATGTGAATCTGATGCGATTATTAGAACTCGACAAACAGGGAATTACAGAGGAAAACTGTAAAGAGGCGAAGGATATTTGTATGAAACAGTTGTATCCGGGCAAGTTCCGCATTCCGGATAATGTGCGTTTTATCGGAACGATCAATATGGATGAGACAACTAAGAATTTAAGTCCGAAGGTGGTAGATCGAAGTTATCCAATCCGTGTCGGAGTGTTGCAAAGTCAGGAAAAAGAAAAATTGCAGGCTATAGTAGATGATCTTCCGGCGTATGAGAGATGTATCATCTCTGCAGATAGTTTCTTACCGAAAGAGATGGATTCTTTGAATGGTGAAATGACAGAGAAATTCGAGAAAAAAATGGAAGAAATTCAGAGAAATGCAGACCTGTTTCGGAAGATCAGTGGCGTATCAAATCGGTTTTACCATTATATCAATCAGATTCTTCTATGGAATCAGGATGTGGATGCTGACTGGCTGATCTACGACAAGATTTTATCGGAGGTCCGGATTGACGAGAGTAACCTGGAAGAGGCGGAGCAGGTGGCAGAGGCTCTGAAGCAGAACGATTATCCGTTTACCCAGAAGAAATTGAACGAGATGATTGCAGATGTAAATGGTGAGCAGGCAATTGGGGAAAGTTATTATTGGAGATAA
- a CDS encoding ABC transporter ATP-binding protein, protein MIEKLKHKYALSENGAKNMIKAFVAVTIANLVLMLPVGLLYQLTSYLLDGKVPKDKLGFFIGGIVVVFLLVAVTTYFQYNATFFSTYVESGVRRRALAEKLRRLPLSFFGKKDLSDLTNTIMSDCALLETGSSHWIPELIGSMISTTIIVIGLLFFNWKMALAAVWVMPIAFIIVLTSRKGLKSVQKKTMTYKLSCLDGIQEGLETIRDLRSNNMTETYMEGLDKKIKAVEKNAIVLEFKNAAYVCSAQMILKLGIGTVALVGSILLVKGEINVLTLFVFLLVVTRMYEPLQIALQNLSALISLEPSCERMDEILSHEEQTGAETLTNKGYDIVFDHVAFAYDSGEQVLSDVSFTAKQGQVTALIGPSGGGKTTVSRLAARFWDVRKGTVTVGGMDVSKIEPEILLSLYSIVFQDVTLFNNTVMENIRIGRKEATDEEVMAAARLANCTDFIEKLPDKWNTMIGENGSELSGGERQRISIARAFLKDAPIILMDEATASLDVDNESVIQESISKLIRNKTVLIIAHRMRTVDGVNRIIVLKDGVVAEQGTPDVLKEKNGLYKHMVDVQLESEQWKYNN, encoded by the coding sequence ATGATCGAGAAATTGAAACATAAATACGCACTGTCCGAAAACGGTGCAAAGAATATGATAAAAGCATTTGTGGCAGTCACAATTGCGAACCTTGTGCTGATGCTGCCGGTTGGTCTTCTGTATCAGCTCACTTCGTATCTGCTCGATGGAAAGGTGCCAAAGGATAAGCTTGGATTCTTCATCGGTGGAATCGTTGTAGTATTTTTACTTGTAGCAGTTACAACTTATTTCCAATATAACGCAACCTTCTTTTCAACTTATGTCGAAAGTGGTGTTCGTAGACGTGCGCTTGCCGAGAAACTCCGCCGCCTGCCGCTTTCCTTCTTCGGTAAGAAGGATCTGTCCGATCTGACGAACACGATCATGTCAGATTGTGCATTGCTCGAGACAGGAAGCTCCCATTGGATTCCGGAGCTGATCGGTTCGATGATCTCTACAACGATCATTGTGATCGGTCTGTTGTTCTTCAACTGGAAGATGGCGCTTGCCGCTGTGTGGGTGATGCCAATTGCATTTATCATTGTACTGACTTCGAGAAAGGGCTTGAAGTCTGTACAGAAGAAGACGATGACATACAAGCTTTCCTGTCTCGATGGAATTCAGGAGGGATTGGAGACGATCCGTGACCTGCGTTCCAACAACATGACAGAGACGTACATGGAAGGACTTGATAAGAAGATCAAAGCCGTAGAGAAAAATGCAATTGTGCTGGAATTTAAGAATGCAGCTTATGTATGTTCGGCACAAATGATACTGAAGCTTGGTATCGGTACGGTTGCGCTGGTCGGAAGTATCCTGCTTGTAAAAGGCGAGATTAATGTACTGACCTTGTTCGTGTTCCTGCTTGTTGTAACAAGAATGTATGAGCCATTGCAGATTGCATTGCAGAACCTGTCAGCCTTGATCAGTCTCGAGCCAAGCTGTGAGCGTATGGATGAGATTTTGTCACATGAAGAGCAGACCGGTGCAGAGACACTGACGAACAAGGGTTATGATATCGTATTTGACCACGTGGCATTTGCTTATGACAGTGGCGAACAGGTGCTCTCCGATGTCAGTTTTACGGCAAAGCAGGGGCAGGTAACAGCCTTGATCGGACCATCTGGTGGCGGTAAGACAACGGTATCGAGACTGGCAGCAAGATTCTGGGATGTCCGGAAAGGTACTGTCACAGTCGGCGGCATGGATGTATCGAAGATCGAGCCGGAGATATTACTTTCCCTGTATTCCATCGTGTTCCAGGATGTGACACTCTTTAACAACACGGTTATGGAGAACATCCGGATCGGTCGTAAGGAGGCAACGGACGAAGAAGTCATGGCGGCAGCCAGGCTTGCAAACTGTACGGATTTTATCGAGAAATTACCGGATAAATGGAATACCATGATCGGGGAAAATGGTTCCGAATTATCCGGTGGTGAGCGTCAGAGAATCTCCATCGCACGTGCATTCTTAAAGGATGCACCAATCATCCTGATGGATGAGGCAACGGCTTCACTGGATGTGGATAATGAGTCTGTGATTCAGGAGTCTATCTCCAAGCTGATCCGGAACAAAACCGTTTTGATCATCGCACATCGTATGCGTACGGTCGATGGAGTAAATCGGATCATCGTATTAAAGGATGGCGTGGTAGCCGAACAGGGAACACCGGACGTCTTGAAGGAGAAGAACGGCCTCTATAAGCATATGGTTGATGTGCAGTTAGAGAGCGAACAGTGGAAATATAATAATTAA
- a CDS encoding TetR/AcrR family transcriptional regulator produces MRRETVGVTESLLQAAKEEFLTYGFHDASMRRISAACGVSTNSIYTRFGDKSGLFTALVQEAADGLMEMYMQSIQKAAECPDMNQVMQEGNEGTNQVLAYIYQYKEEFQLLFCHSEGTEYEDYFDKLAAIEERYYSIFAKQYAKKQAAVDDFFIHVFCRTGWQYIYEVLTHDKPYDEAAAFMKNVQIFNFAGWKAVFGL; encoded by the coding sequence ATGCGACGTGAGACAGTCGGTGTGACGGAATCCCTGCTTCAGGCAGCGAAGGAAGAATTCCTTACCTATGGATTCCACGATGCCAGTATGCGGCGGATATCGGCGGCATGCGGAGTCAGTACCAATTCCATATATACCCGGTTCGGTGATAAAAGCGGACTTTTTACCGCGCTTGTGCAGGAAGCGGCGGATGGTCTGATGGAGATGTATATGCAGAGCATACAGAAGGCGGCCGAGTGCCCGGATATGAATCAGGTCATGCAGGAAGGCAACGAGGGAACCAATCAGGTATTAGCGTATATTTATCAGTATAAAGAAGAATTTCAGCTTCTGTTCTGCCATTCGGAGGGAACAGAATATGAAGATTATTTTGACAAACTCGCGGCAATCGAGGAGAGGTATTACAGTATATTTGCAAAGCAGTATGCAAAGAAACAGGCGGCAGTCGATGATTTTTTCATCCATGTATTCTGCAGAACCGGCTGGCAGTATATCTACGAGGTGCTGACACACGACAAGCCATACGATGAGGCAGCAGCCTTTATGAAGAATGTACAAATCTTCAATTTCGCAGGCTGGAAAGCAGTTTTTGGATTGTAA